A single Augochlora pura isolate Apur16 chromosome 2, APUR_v2.2.1, whole genome shotgun sequence DNA region contains:
- the LOC144478447 gene encoding omega-amidase NIT2-like has translation MLYANIVKQGVRTMSTFRVALVQLAVSENKSENIARAVSFIERAKQQKADIVALPECFNSPYGTSHFAKYAESIPDGETSVALSEAAKKNSVYVIGGTIPERKSDELFNTCTIWAPDGTLIGKHRKMHLFDIDIPGKMTFRESDSLSPGNSLTTFEAKGCKIGIGICYDIRFEEMARLYRNKGCQMLIYPAAFNMTTGPLHWSLLQRARANDNQLYVACVSPARGSPPGYVAWGHTQLTNPWGEILHELDAAEDMVVADIDLNIVNEVRAQIPTFSQRRTELYDTVWKKD, from the exons CATTTCGTGTGGCGCTAGTACAGCTCGCTGTCagtgaaaataaatcagaaaacaTAGCAAGGGCAGTTTCCTTCATCGAACGCGCAAAACAACAAAAGGCCGATATTGTTGCATTGCCTGAATGCTTCAATTCACCGTATGGAACat CACATTTCGCAAAATACGCGGAGAGCATTCCAGACGGTGAAACGAGCGTTGCATTATCGGAAGCAGCCAAGAAAAACAGTGTTTATGTTATCGGTGGGACTATACCTGAAAGAAAAtccgatgaattatttaacaccTGTACCATTTGGGCTCCCGATGGGACTTTGATTGGGAAACATAGGaag ATGCATTTATTCGACATCGATATTCCTGGAAAAATGACTTTTCGCGAGAGCGATTCTCTCAGTCCCGGAAACTCTTTGACAACATTCGAGGCGAAGGGCTGTAAAATAGGCATTGGCATTTGCTATGACATCAGGTTCGAGGAAATGGCACGTCTCTACAGAAATAAAG GTTGCCAGATGCTGATATATCCGGCGGCATTCAATATGACCACCGGTCCACTGCACTGGTCGTTGCTGCAGCGTGCCAGGGCGAATGACAATCAATTATACGTCGCTTGCGTATCGCCGGCCCGCGGTTCTCCCCCTGGCTATGTTGCATGGGGCCATACCCAGCTGACCAATCCTTGGGGAGAAATTCTTCACGAGCTGGACGCCGCCGAGGACATGGTTGTCGCCGATATAG ATCTGAACATCGTAAATGAAGTGAGAGCTCAAATTCCGACGTTCTCTCAGAGACGAACTGAGTTATACGATACTGTTTGGAAAAAGGACTGA